In a single window of the Candidatus Poribacteria bacterium genome:
- a CDS encoding sugar phosphate isomerase/epimerase — protein sequence MDEKKIGVIHYNFPGYSFEEFLRYASETGFGYVELSIADVWKPDVSDLKAEAEKVRQIVERYGLKVSALSAGNDFVLLDEDEIAKQVERMRKICEVARTLGTKVIRTEGGRPKDSVPQERWDEAIAGCLRRCLDFAEELDVYFALDNHGLVTNDAELQVRIFESVGSKRVGSNLDTMNYRWFGHDLKTINHFYEIIAPYVLHTHMKDGTGSRGEYRGAALGEGEIDLHYAVKCLKEAGYDGVWCAEYEGREDPAIGYRKCYQWLVENV from the coding sequence ATGGACGAGAAGAAAATCGGGGTTATACACTATAACTTCCCTGGATATTCGTTTGAGGAGTTTTTACGGTATGCCAGCGAAACGGGCTTCGGTTATGTCGAGCTCTCCATAGCTGATGTGTGGAAACCGGACGTCTCAGACCTGAAGGCCGAGGCGGAGAAAGTCAGACAGATCGTGGAGAGATATGGGTTGAAGGTCTCAGCGCTGAGCGCCGGCAACGATTTCGTCCTGCTCGATGAGGATGAGATCGCAAAGCAGGTCGAAAGGATGAGGAAGATCTGCGAGGTGGCCAGAACGCTGGGCACGAAGGTCATAAGGACCGAGGGAGGCAGGCCCAAGGACTCCGTGCCCCAGGAGAGATGGGATGAGGCGATAGCGGGATGTCTGAGAAGATGTCTCGATTTCGCCGAGGAGTTGGATGTCTATTTCGCCCTCGATAATCACGGGCTCGTGACCAACGACGCCGAGCTGCAGGTGAGGATATTCGAATCGGTCGGATCGAAACGGGTCGGATCGAACCTGGACACGATGAACTACCGGTGGTTCGGCCATGATTTGAAGACGATAAACCACTTCTACGAGATAATCGCCCCATACGTTCTACACACACATATGAAGGACGGCACGGGGAGCAGAGGTGAATATCGGGGCGCAGCCCTCGGCGAGGGGGAGATCGATCTGCACTATGCCGTCAAATGCCTTAAGGAAGCCGGATATGACGGGGTCTGGTGCGCCGAATATGAGGGCAGGGAGGACCCTGCCATCGGCTATAGAAAATGCTATCAGTGGCTTGTGGAAAACGTGTGA